In Bradyrhizobium lablabi, one DNA window encodes the following:
- a CDS encoding ABC transporter permease produces MNTVLAGVVASSILSGTSLLYATLGELVGERAGIVNLGLEGIMLIGAATGFALTALTGNPYIGLIAAAFAGAAVNLIFAYLVIERRANQLATGLCLMFFGLGLSALIGRPFVGALIGGLPRLHWYGLAANGAAARLLSYDILVYLAAPTAGLIWWLLFRTRWGLVLRAVGENPASAFAAGYRPASAQYQALALAGFMGGIAGAHISIAVTRTWAEGMTGGRGFIAIALVIFARWNPLLAIAGALLFGSAEALQLQLQAAGADVSPFLMNMVPYLLTLLVLVVWGWNRQSVAPAALGRTFFGVE; encoded by the coding sequence ATGAACACCGTTCTTGCCGGCGTTGTTGCCAGTTCGATCCTGTCGGGCACGTCGCTGCTCTATGCAACGCTTGGCGAACTGGTCGGCGAGCGCGCCGGTATTGTCAATCTCGGACTTGAAGGCATCATGTTGATCGGCGCCGCCACCGGCTTCGCGCTGACCGCGCTGACCGGCAATCCCTATATCGGATTGATCGCCGCCGCGTTCGCAGGCGCCGCGGTCAATCTGATTTTTGCCTATCTGGTTATCGAGCGCCGGGCCAATCAACTTGCCACCGGCCTCTGCCTGATGTTTTTCGGACTTGGCCTGAGTGCGTTGATCGGCCGTCCCTTCGTCGGCGCGCTGATCGGCGGATTGCCGCGGCTGCATTGGTACGGTCTCGCCGCCAACGGCGCCGCCGCGCGGCTATTGAGTTACGACATCCTGGTCTATCTCGCGGCGCCGACCGCAGGTTTGATCTGGTGGCTCCTGTTCCGGACCCGCTGGGGTCTGGTATTGCGCGCGGTAGGTGAAAATCCGGCCTCCGCGTTTGCCGCCGGCTACCGGCCGGCGTCCGCGCAGTACCAGGCGCTGGCGCTGGCCGGGTTTATGGGCGGCATCGCCGGCGCGCACATTTCGATCGCAGTTACCCGCACCTGGGCCGAAGGCATGACGGGCGGGCGCGGCTTCATCGCCATCGCACTGGTTATTTTCGCCCGATGGAATCCGCTTTTGGCAATCGCCGGTGCGCTGTTGTTCGGAAGCGCCGAGGCATTGCAGTTGCAGCTTCAGGCGGCCGGCGCCGACGTGTCGCCGTTCCTGATGAACATGGTGCCGTATTTGCTCACGCTACTGGTCCTCGTTGTGTGGGGATGGAACCGCCAGTCGGTCGCGCCGGCGGCGTTGGGGCGAACTTTCTTCGGTGTGGAGTAG
- a CDS encoding ABC transporter permease — translation MQRSAALCLETALAAASRFALIALIAFGAFAALLAAAGMNPIKAYLDTILYVFGNAYGFSELLVRMIPLLLTALAAALPSRMGLINVGGEGQLYMGALLATAGALALSDQPAFILLPVLTLLGFVGGGLWALIAGALRALRLVNETISTLLLNYIAPMIVSFFIFGPWRDPQSSSYPQSPAFADAARLPSFLHTRINAGLIYALVCLVLYWLLMTRTRWGLEMRAIGGNPEAARQLGLPVFGYILVVMFAAGGVAGLAGMVEVSAIQGRLVSELSPGYGFIGFLVAWLAGTSAGGIVLMAFLFAFISSVGDILQITQGLPFAVVNVLMATILFVVLGRRPAGSLVR, via the coding sequence ATGCAGCGTAGCGCCGCGCTTTGCCTGGAAACGGCGCTCGCGGCCGCCTCGCGCTTTGCGTTGATCGCGCTGATCGCATTCGGCGCCTTTGCCGCGCTGCTGGCAGCGGCCGGCATGAATCCGATCAAGGCCTACCTCGATACGATCCTTTACGTTTTCGGCAACGCCTACGGATTTTCCGAACTGCTGGTGCGCATGATCCCGTTGCTGCTTACCGCGCTCGCGGCAGCGTTGCCGAGCCGGATGGGCCTGATCAATGTGGGTGGCGAGGGCCAGCTCTATATGGGGGCGTTGCTCGCCACTGCCGGCGCGCTCGCGCTCTCCGATCAGCCCGCGTTCATCTTGCTGCCGGTCTTGACCCTGCTCGGCTTTGTTGGCGGCGGACTATGGGCGCTAATCGCGGGCGCGCTGCGAGCGTTGCGTCTTGTCAACGAAACCATCTCGACATTACTGCTCAACTACATCGCACCAATGATTGTCAGCTTCTTCATCTTCGGGCCATGGCGTGATCCGCAGAGTTCTTCCTATCCGCAGTCGCCTGCTTTTGCCGATGCGGCACGGCTGCCGAGCTTTCTGCATACGCGCATCAATGCCGGATTGATCTACGCGCTGGTTTGCCTGGTGCTTTACTGGTTATTGATGACGCGCACGCGCTGGGGCCTGGAAATGCGGGCGATCGGGGGCAATCCGGAAGCCGCACGGCAGCTTGGCCTCCCGGTGTTCGGCTACATCCTCGTGGTGATGTTCGCTGCCGGCGGCGTTGCCGGCCTCGCCGGGATGGTCGAAGTGAGCGCGATCCAAGGACGGCTGGTGTCTGAGCTATCGCCCGGCTACGGCTTTATTGGCTTCCTTGTCGCATGGCTTGCCGGCACCAGCGCCGGTGGCATCGTGCTGATGGCGTTTCTGTTCGCCTTCATCAGCTCGGTCGGCGACATTCTTCAGATCACCCAAGGTCTCCCGTTCGCGGTCGTCAACGTGCTGATGGCAACCATTCTATTCGTCGTACTCGGACGGCGGCCGGCGGGGAGCCTGGTGCGATGA